Proteins from a genomic interval of Rhizobium rhododendri:
- a CDS encoding sugar ABC transporter substrate-binding protein: MKRIMLTLLSVMVLGLSMLTTAAAESKGTVYYLVPTLLDEFQTGSVNALQLFLKQAGYDMKTLNADNKTDAQQSQMNDVMALKPAAIILAAVDFNALKPSIESARAAGIPVVEFDRQITSTPSDFTSVAGTVEIGHIAGDQAEAMLKARKGDVKGKILQVLGDPGDPYTLDIQKGFEEKMKAFPGVKIISVPAMQWEASNAGTIVSDQMLANPDIDLIFLHAAHLSVAAVASLEAAGKKPGDVMIMSSNGAPVGLDLIRKGWLNTEVEQPLYAQAAAVAMFMDKVVAKQEIKAGTYDVLGLKSEVTIEPWGPNIKVPGSAITKANVDNPAFWGNLKPPAGTIESVK, translated from the coding sequence ATGAAGCGAATAATGCTAACCTTGCTGAGCGTGATGGTGCTCGGCTTGTCCATGCTCACGACAGCCGCCGCCGAAAGCAAGGGCACCGTTTATTACCTCGTGCCCACCCTGCTCGACGAATTCCAGACCGGCTCGGTCAACGCCCTGCAGCTGTTCCTGAAGCAGGCCGGCTATGACATGAAGACACTGAATGCCGACAACAAGACTGACGCCCAGCAGTCGCAGATGAACGACGTCATGGCGCTGAAGCCTGCGGCGATCATTCTCGCTGCCGTCGATTTCAACGCGCTGAAGCCCTCGATTGAATCAGCCCGTGCTGCCGGCATTCCTGTCGTCGAATTCGACCGCCAGATCACCTCGACGCCGTCTGATTTCACCTCCGTGGCCGGCACGGTCGAGATCGGCCATATCGCCGGAGATCAGGCCGAGGCGATGCTGAAGGCCAGGAAAGGTGACGTGAAGGGCAAGATTCTGCAGGTCCTCGGCGACCCTGGCGACCCCTACACGCTCGATATCCAGAAGGGCTTCGAGGAAAAGATGAAAGCCTTTCCCGGCGTCAAAATCATTTCGGTTCCCGCCATGCAGTGGGAAGCGAGCAATGCCGGTACCATCGTCTCCGACCAGATGCTCGCCAATCCCGATATCGACCTGATCTTCCTGCATGCCGCCCATCTCTCGGTGGCAGCGGTGGCTTCGCTCGAGGCAGCCGGCAAGAAGCCGGGCGATGTCATGATTATGAGCTCGAACGGCGCTCCCGTCGGTCTCGACCTGATCCGCAAGGGCTGGCTCAATACCGAAGTCGAGCAGCCGCTCTACGCCCAGGCCGCCGCCGTTGCCATGTTCATGGACAAGGTGGTCGCCAAGCAGGAGATCAAGGCCGGCACTTATGACGTGCTGGGTCTGAAGAGCGAGGTAACGATCGAGCCATGGGGGCCGAACATCAAGGTCCCGGGCTCCGCAATCACCAAGGCCAATGTCGACAACCCCGCATTCTGGGGCAACCTCAAGCCACCTGCTGGAACGATTGAATCCGTAAAGTAG
- a CDS encoding ATP-binding cassette domain-containing protein yields MTEKLLVLDGVRKNFGAIEALKGISFSIGKGEVVALLGDNGAGKSTLVKIISGGLQPTAGHMLFEGKEFQAKTPAEAKAAGIETVYQDLSLCTNVDVVGNFFMGREITRKFAGIPFLDEKAMEKITSEALSSAGTRIPSMRTKVEHLSGGQRQAIELNRFVHWGGKLVLLDEPFAALGVEQTRRGLDMIRHVANQGIGVVIITHIMQQAFQVADRIVVIRHGVVAGDVECSKTSPDAVIEMITGQTLAGAGPVGRQ; encoded by the coding sequence ATGACTGAGAAACTGCTCGTCCTCGATGGTGTTCGCAAGAACTTCGGCGCGATCGAAGCCCTGAAGGGTATCAGTTTCTCGATCGGCAAGGGCGAGGTCGTCGCCCTTCTCGGTGATAACGGCGCCGGCAAGTCGACACTGGTGAAAATCATCTCCGGTGGCCTGCAGCCAACTGCCGGACACATGCTTTTCGAGGGCAAGGAGTTCCAGGCCAAAACCCCCGCGGAGGCAAAGGCAGCCGGTATCGAGACCGTCTACCAGGACCTGTCCCTTTGCACCAATGTCGATGTGGTCGGCAATTTCTTCATGGGTCGCGAGATCACCCGCAAGTTCGCCGGCATACCGTTTCTTGACGAGAAAGCGATGGAGAAAATCACCAGCGAGGCGCTGTCCAGCGCCGGAACGCGCATTCCTTCCATGCGCACCAAGGTCGAGCACCTGTCCGGCGGCCAGCGCCAGGCGATCGAGCTCAACCGCTTCGTCCACTGGGGCGGAAAGCTGGTGCTGCTGGACGAGCCGTTCGCAGCGCTTGGCGTAGAACAGACGCGGCGCGGGCTCGACATGATCCGCCACGTTGCCAACCAGGGCATCGGGGTCGTCATCATCACCCACATCATGCAGCAGGCCTTCCAGGTCGCAGATCGCATTGTCGTCATCCGCCACGGCGTCGTCGCCGGCGATGTCGAATGCAGCAAGACAAGCCCGGATGCAGTGATCGAGATGATCACAGGGCAAACTCTCGCCGGAGCCGGACCGGTGGGCAGACAATGA
- a CDS encoding TlpA disulfide reductase family protein, whose amino-acid sequence MHDLTTRGLRNPVTRRSVVAGGLGAAATLAYPHVAPARSFDNPPVFYSDHHQFTILEPSLVMAPTTLSGLDGKPKILKPASGKVTLVSFWATWCVFCKTDIPALAKLKASMGKRIDVAAVSIDKGDRGDVKLFLSDLSVAGLPIYLDPNGTVAGTDAASGQQFPLYGMPITYLVTPDQHIAGYIAGTADWLSKPGQDLLSYYS is encoded by the coding sequence ATGCATGATTTGACGACGCGCGGGCTGCGAAATCCGGTAACGCGGCGGAGCGTAGTTGCAGGCGGCCTTGGCGCGGCAGCGACCCTTGCATATCCGCACGTTGCGCCGGCCCGCTCTTTTGACAATCCGCCGGTGTTTTATTCTGACCATCACCAGTTCACCATTCTGGAGCCATCGCTTGTCATGGCGCCGACGACGCTGTCTGGCCTCGACGGCAAGCCAAAAATCCTGAAGCCAGCCAGTGGCAAAGTAACATTGGTAAGCTTCTGGGCGACGTGGTGTGTCTTCTGCAAGACGGATATTCCTGCCCTGGCGAAACTGAAGGCTTCCATGGGAAAGCGGATCGACGTCGCCGCAGTTTCAATCGACAAGGGCGATCGCGGAGACGTCAAGCTCTTCCTCTCCGATCTCTCCGTCGCGGGCTTGCCGATCTACCTGGATCCGAACGGTACAGTAGCGGGAACGGATGCTGCCTCAGGCCAGCAGTTTCCGCTTTACGGAATGCCGATTACCTATCTGGTAACCCCTGATCAGCACATAGCCGGTTACATCGCAGGGACAGCAGACTGGCTAAGCAAACCGGGCCAGGACCTGCTTTCCTATTACAGTTAG
- a CDS encoding Hsp20 family protein: protein MATSYDYAPLFRSSVGFDRVFNLLENAQRARSISDWPPYDIVKTGDDTYRISVAVAGFSQDELSLTFQSNLLTVTGNKAETQGEGYLHRGIAGRPFEHRFELADHVRVSGAGLSNGLLSIDLVREIPEAMKPRKIEIQTGPTLAASTTAPQLEAKKAA, encoded by the coding sequence ATGGCAACATCTTATGACTATGCACCGCTTTTCCGTTCGAGCGTCGGTTTCGACCGCGTCTTCAATCTTCTCGAAAATGCTCAGCGCGCGCGTTCGATCAGCGACTGGCCGCCTTATGACATCGTCAAGACGGGCGACGATACCTACCGCATATCGGTCGCAGTCGCCGGTTTCTCGCAGGACGAGCTGAGCCTGACGTTCCAGTCGAACCTGCTGACGGTTACCGGAAACAAGGCGGAAACGCAGGGGGAAGGTTATCTGCACCGCGGAATTGCCGGTCGCCCGTTCGAGCACCGCTTCGAATTGGCAGATCATGTCCGCGTCTCCGGCGCTGGTCTGTCGAATGGCCTGCTGTCCATCGATCTGGTCCGCGAAATTCCGGAAGCGATGAAGCCGCGCAAGATCGAGATCCAGACAGGCCCGACTTTGGCCGCGAGCACGACCGCTCCACAACTTGAAGCCAAGAAAGCTGCCTGA
- a CDS encoding SDR family oxidoreductase, whose translation MTDRLKDKVALVIGASRGIGKAVALRFKEEGAKLVLADFEENEGEATASELGADFIRTDVSSMEETVAAVSLAIERHGRLDIIVQNAGIYPWQLIEHTTPDDWDRVLAVNLRGCFNAARAALTPMKAQGSGTILFTSSITGPHVTSPGHGHYSASKAGINGFIRSAALEFSSYGITVNGVEPGNILTEAVQMHRSAAFIKNMEDSIPLGRLGTPRDVANAFLFLASDDAKYVTGTTIVVDGGQLLPEGADFKILPT comes from the coding sequence ATGACAGACAGACTGAAAGACAAGGTGGCATTGGTCATCGGCGCATCGCGTGGCATCGGCAAGGCCGTCGCCCTGCGGTTCAAGGAAGAGGGTGCGAAGCTCGTGCTCGCCGATTTCGAAGAAAACGAGGGCGAGGCAACCGCCAGCGAACTCGGAGCAGATTTCATTCGCACCGATGTCTCATCGATGGAGGAGACTGTCGCTGCCGTCTCGCTCGCCATCGAGCGTCATGGCCGCCTCGACATCATCGTCCAGAACGCGGGCATCTATCCCTGGCAGTTGATCGAACACACCACGCCCGACGACTGGGACCGGGTGCTGGCCGTCAACCTGCGCGGTTGCTTCAACGCCGCGCGCGCAGCCCTTACGCCAATGAAGGCGCAAGGGTCAGGCACCATCCTTTTCACCTCGTCGATAACGGGGCCGCATGTCACCAGCCCGGGCCATGGCCACTATTCGGCCAGCAAGGCCGGCATCAACGGCTTTATCCGCTCGGCCGCGCTGGAATTCTCGTCCTACGGCATCACCGTCAACGGCGTCGAGCCGGGCAATATCCTGACCGAGGCCGTACAGATGCACCGCAGCGCTGCCTTCATCAAGAACATGGAGGATTCGATCCCGCTCGGCCGTCTCGGAACACCCCGGGATGTCGCCAACGCCTTCCTGTTCCTCGCATCGGACGACGCGAAATACGTGACGGGCACGACGATCGTTGTCGATGGCGGACAGCTGTTACCGGAAGGCGCCGACTTCAAGATCCTGCCGACCTGA
- a CDS encoding LysR family transcriptional regulator — protein sequence MNAASFDQFAVFVAIVDEGSFAAAAKSMNRAHSAITYAIQKLEDQTGALLFDRSAYRPVLTEAGIALLPRARRILDVVAEYHLVATGLAKGVETEVRLVIDPFIPMDLVTTILKAFHETFPTLQVRLMVEPVETSVRALMDGWADVAITVDYFPLTNQLERSACGLIELVAVAAPAHPLARIAGPIEPEVLRDHLQLILAARPSVSTKQDHGIIAVNRWYTTELETKHAMLLAGLGWGSMPRSRVAADIAAGKLVELHPTEWDGLDRMPQFPFVVARRRGTALGTAGRWLVERLSEK from the coding sequence ATGAACGCTGCATCCTTCGACCAATTCGCTGTTTTCGTAGCCATCGTTGACGAGGGCAGCTTCGCGGCGGCAGCCAAAAGCATGAACCGGGCGCACTCGGCGATAACCTATGCCATCCAGAAACTGGAGGACCAGACGGGCGCGCTGCTCTTCGACCGCTCCGCTTACCGTCCGGTGCTCACCGAAGCGGGCATTGCGCTTTTGCCGCGCGCGCGAAGGATCCTCGATGTCGTCGCGGAATATCATCTCGTTGCCACGGGATTGGCAAAAGGTGTGGAGACGGAGGTCCGGCTCGTGATCGATCCGTTCATTCCGATGGACCTCGTGACGACGATCCTAAAGGCTTTTCACGAGACCTTCCCGACCCTGCAGGTGCGTCTGATGGTCGAGCCGGTCGAGACGTCTGTCCGGGCGCTGATGGATGGTTGGGCAGATGTCGCGATAACCGTCGATTATTTCCCCTTGACCAACCAGCTGGAACGCAGTGCGTGCGGATTGATCGAACTCGTTGCAGTCGCGGCACCTGCACATCCTCTTGCCAGGATCGCCGGCCCCATCGAGCCTGAAGTTCTGCGAGATCACCTGCAGCTCATTCTTGCAGCACGTCCCTCCGTTTCGACAAAGCAGGATCACGGGATCATCGCCGTCAATCGCTGGTATACGACCGAACTCGAGACCAAGCACGCTATGCTGCTTGCCGGCCTCGGGTGGGGTAGCATGCCACGGTCGCGAGTGGCAGCAGATATCGCAGCGGGCAAGCTCGTCGAGCTCCATCCGACAGAATGGGATGGACTGGACAGGATGCCGCAATTTCCCTTCGTTGTTGCACGGAGAAGGGGCACGGCCCTGGGCACAGCGGGTCGCTGGCTCGTGGAGAGGCTGTCGGAGAAATGA
- the groL gene encoding chaperonin GroEL (60 kDa chaperone family; promotes refolding of misfolded polypeptides especially under stressful conditions; forms two stacked rings of heptamers to form a barrel-shaped 14mer; ends can be capped by GroES; misfolded proteins enter the barrel where they are refolded when GroES binds), with the protein MAAKEVKFNTDARERMLRGVDVLANAVKVTLGPKGRNVVIDKSFGAPRITKDGVSVAKEIELEDKFENMGAQMLREVASKTNDLAGDGTTTATVLAQAIVKEGAKAVASGMNPMDLKRGIDIAVDAVVNELKANARKITSNSEIAQVGTISANGDEEIGRYLAEAMEKVGNEGVITVEEAKTAETELEVVEGMQFDRGYLSPYFVTNQDKMRVELEDPYILIHEKKLSNLQVMLPVLESVVKSGKPLLIIAEDVEGEALATLVVNKLRGGLKIAAVKAPGFGDRRKAMLEDIAVLTGGTVISEDVGIKLENVTLNMLGRAKKVAIEKENTTIIDGVGSKVEIDGRVAQIRAQIEETTSDYDREKLQERLAKLAGGVAVIRVGGSTEVEVKEKKDRVDDALHATRAAVEEGILPGGGVALLRAVRALDGLPTANDDQRVGIDIVRRAIEAPVRQIAENAGAEGSIIVGKLREKTDLSFGWKAQTGEYGDLYAQGVIDPAKVVRTALQDAASVAGLLVTTEAMIADKPKKDAAPALPAGAGMDF; encoded by the coding sequence ATGGCTGCGAAAGAAGTCAAATTCAACACCGATGCCCGTGAACGCATGCTGCGTGGGGTCGACGTTCTGGCGAATGCCGTGAAAGTCACGCTCGGCCCGAAAGGTCGCAACGTTGTTATCGACAAGTCGTTCGGCGCACCGCGCATTACCAAAGACGGCGTATCTGTCGCCAAGGAAATTGAGCTTGAAGACAAGTTCGAAAACATGGGCGCACAGATGCTACGCGAAGTGGCGTCAAAGACCAACGATCTCGCCGGCGACGGCACCACCACCGCGACTGTTCTGGCCCAGGCGATCGTCAAGGAAGGTGCCAAGGCGGTGGCATCCGGCATGAACCCGATGGACCTAAAGCGGGGCATCGACATCGCCGTCGATGCGGTCGTCAATGAACTGAAAGCCAACGCTCGCAAGATCACCAGCAATTCCGAAATCGCCCAGGTCGGCACCATCTCCGCCAACGGCGACGAGGAGATCGGCCGGTATCTTGCTGAAGCAATGGAAAAAGTCGGTAATGAGGGCGTTATCACGGTCGAGGAAGCCAAAACGGCTGAAACCGAGCTGGAAGTCGTCGAAGGCATGCAGTTCGACCGCGGATATCTCAGCCCCTATTTCGTCACCAATCAGGACAAGATGCGGGTTGAGCTTGAGGATCCCTACATCCTCATCCACGAGAAAAAGCTTTCCAACCTGCAGGTGATGCTGCCGGTTCTGGAATCGGTGGTGAAATCCGGTAAGCCGCTGCTGATCATTGCAGAAGACGTCGAAGGCGAAGCGCTTGCAACCCTCGTCGTCAATAAGCTGCGTGGCGGCCTCAAGATTGCCGCGGTCAAGGCTCCGGGATTTGGTGATCGCCGCAAGGCGATGCTTGAAGATATCGCCGTCCTGACGGGCGGAACAGTCATCTCGGAAGATGTCGGTATCAAGCTTGAAAACGTCACGCTGAATATGCTCGGCCGCGCCAAGAAGGTGGCAATCGAGAAGGAAAATACCACCATCATCGATGGCGTTGGCTCAAAGGTCGAGATCGACGGTCGCGTTGCGCAGATCCGCGCTCAGATCGAGGAAACCACCTCGGACTACGACCGCGAAAAGCTTCAGGAACGTCTTGCCAAGCTCGCTGGCGGTGTGGCCGTGATCCGTGTCGGCGGATCGACCGAAGTCGAAGTAAAAGAGAAGAAGGACCGCGTCGACGATGCGCTGCATGCGACCCGCGCCGCCGTCGAAGAAGGTATACTACCCGGTGGAGGTGTGGCACTCCTGCGCGCGGTCAGGGCCCTGGATGGCCTGCCTACAGCCAATGACGATCAGCGCGTGGGGATTGACATCGTTCGTCGGGCGATCGAGGCACCAGTGCGCCAGATCGCGGAAAACGCCGGCGCCGAGGGTTCGATCATCGTCGGCAAGCTGCGCGAAAAGACCGATCTATCCTTTGGCTGGAAGGCCCAGACCGGCGAATACGGCGATCTTTATGCCCAGGGCGTCATTGATCCCGCCAAAGTGGTGCGCACCGCGCTGCAGGATGCAGCCTCCGTCGCCGGCCTGCTGGTCACGACAGAAGCAATGATTGCTGACAAGCCCAAGAAGGACGCCGCACCGGCGCTGCCTGCCGGCGCTGGTATGGACTTCTAG
- a CDS encoding ROK family transcriptional regulator — protein sequence MALRGTNQESGRPYNRRIVLESIRLLGPTTRGDIATRVGLTVQTVSTIVRELEEQGLILSVKEEPRGRGIPPSTLTINPDGGLSIGIHITPLFIEAALVNLLGDVVDSRHRVALNPIPDDAFALIEEMISELKAGLRGGRLLGAGLALPGPFDVESMSFVGSTTMIGWKNVDIRQRLADATGLPAFFENDMAAAALGEQLYGLGQQLSDYYYLFFSVGLGGAMMHDGLVMRGAWGNAGEIGHMPAVPDGEPCPCGNRGCLERYLSLDAFNRRGLSEADWVREIAPIFRNTIRTIENLFDPETVVIGGLAPQPLIDELASLVDGLNSSVSDRSDRAHPRVMVASDCQHSALRGAAALAVFGALSPRFGQMFETSEKGIAV from the coding sequence ATGGCATTGCGGGGCACCAATCAGGAGTCGGGAAGGCCCTACAATAGGCGGATCGTGCTTGAATCGATCCGGCTTCTGGGTCCGACCACCCGTGGCGATATCGCCACTCGAGTAGGACTGACGGTGCAGACCGTTTCCACCATCGTCCGCGAGCTTGAGGAACAGGGTCTCATCCTGTCCGTAAAAGAGGAGCCCCGGGGACGCGGCATTCCGCCCTCGACGCTGACCATCAATCCCGACGGCGGGCTTTCCATCGGGATCCACATCACACCGCTTTTCATCGAAGCGGCGCTGGTCAACCTGCTCGGTGACGTTGTCGACAGCCGCCATCGCGTCGCCTTGAATCCAATTCCGGACGACGCTTTCGCGCTGATCGAAGAGATGATCTCCGAGCTGAAGGCAGGCCTTCGCGGCGGCCGTTTGCTGGGTGCCGGCCTGGCGCTGCCGGGACCCTTCGACGTCGAATCCATGAGCTTCGTCGGCTCCACGACGATGATCGGCTGGAAGAACGTCGACATCCGCCAGCGCCTCGCCGATGCCACGGGCCTGCCTGCGTTCTTCGAGAACGACATGGCAGCCGCAGCGCTCGGCGAGCAGCTTTACGGCCTCGGGCAGCAGCTTTCGGATTATTACTACCTGTTCTTCAGCGTCGGCCTCGGCGGCGCCATGATGCATGACGGCCTCGTTATGCGCGGGGCCTGGGGGAATGCCGGGGAAATCGGCCACATGCCGGCCGTCCCCGACGGCGAGCCTTGCCCGTGCGGCAACCGCGGCTGCCTGGAGCGCTATCTGTCCCTCGATGCCTTCAACAGGCGCGGGCTGTCGGAGGCCGACTGGGTGCGCGAGATCGCGCCGATCTTCCGCAACACGATCCGCACCATCGAGAACCTTTTCGATCCCGAAACCGTCGTCATCGGCGGGCTAGCACCACAGCCGCTGATAGACGAGCTGGCGTCGCTGGTCGACGGGCTCAACAGCTCGGTTTCCGACCGCTCAGACCGCGCCCATCCACGCGTGATGGTGGCGAGCGATTGCCAGCATTCAGCGCTCCGCGGTGCGGCGGCGCTTGCGGTCTTCGGGGCGCTCTCGCCACGCTTCGGCCAGATGTTTGAAACTTCAGAAAAAGGGATTGCCGTATGA
- a CDS encoding co-chaperone GroES, which yields MSFRPLHDRILVRRVEFEEKTKGGIIIPDTAKEKPQEGEVIAVGPGARNEAGQIQALDVKAGDHILFGKWSGTEIKINGEDLLIMKESDVMGVIEAQVEQKKAA from the coding sequence ATGTCGTTTAGACCGCTTCATGATCGCATTCTCGTCCGTCGCGTCGAATTTGAAGAGAAGACCAAGGGCGGCATCATCATCCCCGATACCGCCAAGGAAAAGCCGCAGGAAGGCGAAGTCATCGCCGTCGGGCCCGGCGCGCGGAATGAAGCCGGTCAGATCCAGGCGCTCGACGTCAAGGCCGGGGACCACATCCTGTTCGGCAAGTGGTCCGGCACCGAAATCAAGATCAACGGCGAAGACCTGCTGATCATGAAGGAAAGCGACGTCATGGGCGTTATCGAGGCCCAAGTCGAGCAGAAGAAGGCCGCCTGA
- a CDS encoding ABC transporter permease, with protein sequence MTPRTRKTLEYVLDNLVWFMLILVLAVFSAVIPNFFQIGIFTNIIEASSVLGVMSIGLALVIITGHMDLSVESVAALSAMAVGILFCSAGIGLGIKLSPEWLMVPVSLLIACSIGGLIGLLNGVLVVKLKMSAFIITLASFIWVRGIVLAISGGRSAQDLAPAIRWFAIERFLGIPLSAWIAICCFLIFSVMMSKTKFGRHLVMIGGNETATYRAGIRVTRNLILAFVMAGAIAGLAGWLLAIRTSGATANLGVGLLFNAFAAVVIGGVSLKGGVGGLPGVYAGVLLLSSINTAINLMGLPANYTQVIHGFLVLAAVLLDTFKQRLRQRLA encoded by the coding sequence ATGACGCCTCGTACACGCAAAACCCTCGAATACGTTCTCGATAATCTCGTCTGGTTCATGCTTATCCTCGTGCTTGCCGTATTTTCGGCGGTGATCCCGAACTTCTTCCAGATCGGCATCTTTACCAACATCATCGAAGCGTCGAGCGTGCTCGGCGTCATGTCGATCGGCCTGGCGCTGGTGATCATCACCGGTCACATGGACCTCTCGGTTGAATCAGTGGCCGCACTCTCGGCGATGGCCGTTGGTATCCTCTTCTGCTCTGCCGGCATAGGTCTCGGCATCAAGCTGTCGCCCGAATGGCTCATGGTCCCCGTTTCCCTGCTGATCGCCTGTTCCATCGGCGGGCTGATCGGGCTCCTCAACGGAGTGCTGGTCGTCAAGCTGAAGATGAGTGCCTTCATCATCACGCTGGCGTCGTTCATCTGGGTGCGCGGCATCGTGCTTGCGATCTCGGGCGGACGATCGGCCCAGGACCTTGCGCCGGCCATCCGCTGGTTCGCCATCGAGCGTTTCCTCGGCATTCCGCTTTCGGCCTGGATCGCCATCTGCTGCTTCCTGATCTTCTCGGTTATGATGTCGAAAACGAAATTCGGTCGGCATCTGGTCATGATCGGCGGCAACGAAACCGCGACATACCGGGCCGGCATTCGCGTTACCCGCAACCTGATCCTCGCCTTCGTCATGGCAGGTGCCATTGCCGGGCTCGCAGGCTGGTTGCTGGCCATCCGGACATCGGGTGCCACTGCCAACCTCGGCGTCGGGCTCTTGTTCAATGCCTTTGCAGCGGTGGTGATCGGCGGCGTCAGCCTCAAGGGCGGCGTCGGCGGCCTGCCGGGCGTCTATGCCGGCGTGCTGCTGCTTTCCTCCATCAATACCGCCATCAACCTCATGGGACTGCCGGCAAACTACACCCAGGTCATCCACGGCTTCCTGGTACTCGCCGCAGTTCTTCTCGATACATTCAAACAAAGACTTCGCCAGAGGCTCGCATGA
- a CDS encoding DoxX family protein — protein sequence MIPSAIGIETRNSHKLLKGALWVAQGLIFASFCFFGLTKLTTPISQLAGMMPWTGAVPSSFVRLMGLIDIAGGIGIFIPALTRIRPRLTVAAAFGCTALQICASAFHISRGEFAVLPLNVVLLALCLFILWGRTQRFPIVSRTDQV from the coding sequence ATGATCCCCTCCGCAATCGGCATCGAGACCAGAAATAGTCACAAGCTGCTCAAGGGCGCGCTTTGGGTGGCTCAGGGGCTGATTTTCGCGAGCTTCTGTTTCTTCGGCTTGACCAAGCTGACCACACCGATCTCCCAGTTGGCCGGCATGATGCCGTGGACAGGTGCCGTTCCCTCCAGCTTCGTGCGCCTGATGGGGCTCATCGATATCGCCGGCGGCATCGGCATCTTCATCCCAGCGCTGACCCGAATCCGGCCCCGTCTCACCGTGGCTGCAGCATTTGGCTGCACAGCGCTGCAGATCTGTGCCTCAGCGTTCCACATTTCCCGTGGCGAATTCGCGGTGTTGCCGCTGAATGTCGTTCTGCTGGCACTCTGCCTGTTCATTCTCTGGGGTCGCACACAGCGCTTTCCGATTGTGTCTCGGACAGACCAGGTCTGA
- a CDS encoding alanine racemase, whose product MLHARPFEMMPKPGDAIADLSTPRPVIDEDRMTANIERVQAYADSHGLDFRPHIKTHKLISVAAQQVAAGAKGINCQKVTEAEVFADAGFDDILITFNILGAEKLDRLAALNERISSLKVVADSRITVDGLSGRFNGSKTLNVLVECDTGAGRCGVADPDQAFDLARYIHESPGLVFGGLLTYPKPDSAQAVQAYFARAAMLLADADIPCPVISHGGTPSLFDGHDVKAANEYRAGTYVYNDRSLIRAGHCTEADCAMTILATVVSRPAPGRAVIDAGVKVLTSDLLGFSDYGLIVDFPDAVIKALSEEHGVIDISACSDTFPAIGEKIRIIPNHTCVVTNMFDTMIFHRHGIVTRTEDIAARGMVW is encoded by the coding sequence ATGCTGCATGCCCGCCCCTTCGAAATGATGCCCAAGCCGGGCGATGCGATTGCCGACCTTTCAACGCCGCGACCGGTCATCGACGAGGACAGGATGACGGCGAACATCGAGCGGGTGCAGGCCTATGCGGATAGCCACGGACTGGATTTTCGCCCACACATCAAGACACATAAGCTGATTAGCGTCGCAGCACAGCAGGTTGCAGCCGGTGCCAAGGGGATAAACTGCCAGAAGGTCACCGAGGCGGAAGTCTTCGCCGATGCGGGTTTCGACGATATCCTGATTACTTTCAACATCCTCGGCGCCGAGAAACTCGATCGCCTGGCCGCCCTCAACGAGCGCATATCGAGCCTCAAGGTCGTGGCCGACAGCCGGATAACGGTCGACGGACTATCGGGCCGTTTCAACGGTTCGAAGACGCTGAATGTCCTGGTTGAATGCGACACCGGTGCCGGTCGCTGCGGTGTCGCCGATCCTGATCAAGCCTTTGATCTGGCGCGATATATCCATGAGAGCCCGGGGCTCGTCTTCGGCGGGCTGCTGACCTATCCAAAGCCGGATTCGGCGCAGGCGGTCCAGGCCTATTTCGCCCGTGCTGCGATGCTGCTGGCAGATGCCGATATCCCATGCCCTGTCATCAGCCATGGCGGCACGCCGAGCCTGTTCGATGGTCACGATGTGAAGGCGGCAAACGAATACAGGGCAGGCACCTACGTCTATAACGACCGCTCGTTGATCCGCGCCGGGCACTGCACCGAGGCCGATTGCGCCATGACCATTCTTGCCACCGTCGTTTCACGCCCGGCACCCGGCCGCGCCGTGATCGATGCTGGAGTGAAGGTTCTCACCAGCGATCTGCTCGGCTTTTCCGACTACGGCCTCATTGTCGACTTTCCGGATGCCGTCATCAAGGCGCTCTCCGAGGAGCACGGCGTCATCGACATCTCCGCCTGCAGCGACACCTTTCCCGCCATCGGTGAAAAGATCCGCATCATCCCGAACCACACCTGCGTCGTGACAAACATGTTCGACACCATGATCTTCCATCGCCACGGCATCGTCACCCGCACCGAAGACATCGCCGCCCGCGGCATGGTCTGGTGA